In a single window of the Jaculus jaculus isolate mJacJac1 chromosome 9, mJacJac1.mat.Y.cur, whole genome shotgun sequence genome:
- the Abhd15 gene encoding protein ABHD15, with amino-acid sequence MPPWGAALALLLAAIALLLFVVRLAPHLRRPWRRAVETGTLLREQEEEPNLGDPTDPFGDRCDPLPGGCSFICKPSALAQCLLRALRRSVVLEPGPRPWLSGPHLQTFCHFVLPVGPGPELAREYLQLADDGLVALDWVVGPCARGRRVTHSGGLPAVLLVVPNAWGRLTRNVLGLCLLALERGYYPVIFHRRGHHGCPLVNPRLQPFGDPSDLKEAVTYIRFRHPAAPLFAVSEGSGSALLLSYLGECGSSSYVTGAACISPVLRCREWFEAGLPWPYERGFLLHQKIALSRYATALEDTVDTDKLFRSRSLREFEETLFCHTKSSPISWDTYWDLNDPLRDVDEAAVPVLCICSADDPVCGPPERTLPAELFHSNPYFFLLLSHRGGHCGFLRQEPLPAWSHEVVLESFRALTEFFRMEERMKGLSRRRTSFLGGRRRWGALQKREVSPSSSLEEIFSWKRSYTR; translated from the exons ATGCCACCGTGGGGGGCTGCCCTGGCGCTGCTCCTGGCAGCGATCGCCCTGCTTCTCTTCGTGGTCCGGCTGGCCCCGCATCTGCGGCGCCCCTGGAGACGCGCCGTCGAAACGGGGACCCTGCTCCGGGAGCAGGAAGAGGAGCCGAACCTCGGGGACCCCACAGATCCGTTCGGTGACCGCTGTGATCCGCTGCCCGGCGGGTGCAGCTTCATCTGCAAGCCGTCGGCTCTGGCCCAGTGCCTGCTGCGCGCCCTGCGACGCTCCGTGGTGCTCGAGCCCGGCCCGCGCCCCTGGCTCTCGGGTCCCCACTTGCAGACCTTTTGTCACTTCGTCCTGCCCGTCGGGCCTGGGCCCGAGCTAGCCCGGGAGTACCTGCAGCTGGCGGACGAcgggctggtggccctggactGGGTGGTAGGACCTTGCGCCAGAGGCCGCCGGGTCACCCACTCCGGGGGTCTTCCGGCCGTGCTGCTGGTGGTTCCCAACGCGTGGGGACGCCTCACCCGCAACGTGCTGGGCCTGTGCCTGCTCGCCCTGGAGCGCGGCTACTACCCGGTCATCTTCCACCGCCGGGGCCACCACGGCTGCCCGCTGGTCAACCCCCGGCTGCAGCCTTTCGGGGACCCGTCCGACCTCAAGGAGGCTGTCACTTACATCCGCTTCCGACACCCAGCGGCCCCGCTGTTCGCCGTGAGCGAGGGCTCCGGGTCGGCGCTGCTGCTGTCCTATCTGGGCGAGTGCGGCTCCTCCAGCTACGTGACGGGCGCCGCCTGCATCTCGCCCGTGCTGCGCTGCCGGGAGTGGTTCGAGGCCGGCCTGCCCTGGCCCTACGAGCGTGGGTTCCTGCTGCACCAGAAGATCGCTCTCAGCAG GTATGCGACGGCCCTGGAGGACACAGTGGATACCGACAAGCTGTTCAGGAGCCGCTCCCTGCGGGAGTTTGAGGAGACGCTCTTCTGCCACACCAAGAGCTCCCCCATCAGCTGGGATACCTACTGGGACCTCAACGACCCTCTGCGGGATGTGGACGAGGCCGCCGTGCCGGTCCTGTGCATCTGCAGCGCTGACGACCCAGTGTGTGGACCCCCGGAACGCACCCTGCCCGCCGAGCTCTTCCACAGCAACCCTTACTTCTTCCTGCTGCTCAGCCACCGGGGGGGCCACTGCGGCTTCCTGCGCCAGGAGCCCCTGCCAGCTTGGAGCCACGAGGTCGTCCTGGAGTCCTTCCGGGCCCTGACCGAGTTCTTCAGAATGGAAGAGAGGATGAAAGGGCTGAGCCGGCGTCGGACTTCATTCCTCGGGGGACGGCGTCGCTGGGGAGCCCTGCAGAAGCGAGAGGTCTCTCCTTCCTCCAGTCTGGAGGAGATCTTCAGCTGGAAGCGATCCTACACCCGGTGA